One Rhododendron vialii isolate Sample 1 chromosome 2a, ASM3025357v1 genomic region harbors:
- the LOC131317152 gene encoding uncharacterized protein LOC131317152, giving the protein MFYSTFLSLGLSPAQLRTASTPLVSFTGAPVWLLGLITLPVRAGSRVLEIEFVVVASPSPYNVILGQTWLHEMKVIASTYHQVVKFIGWNGRQESLRGDQIQSKKCSISTVTNKQSCMEVQCVEATPVPIIEDVGVPAERRSTEELIRFSIPGGKGRYFLIENSLSIAKREEMYDFLMRNIEVFAWTPQDMPGVDPSFAMHSLNVDPSRRPVVQKVRRSSSAHIEAVMTEVDQLLEAGVIREVLYPTWLANPVVVPKKNGKLRVCVDYTDLNDTYLMDRFPLPRIEQMVDAMTGCEHLSFMDAYRGYHQIALDSEDQEKTTFISPRGTYCYKVVPFGLKNAGATFQRSITKMFPGMLGKTVEAYIDDLVCRSTFARDHLRDLGEVFAVLKRRKLRLNVEKCAFGVSSGKFLGHIVSRRGIEADPTQIQAVRNLRAPTTIKEVQRLTGMVAALNLFIRHSGDLCRPFFQAITTSRRRFVWTDECEQALQSLKQYLSHAPLLVKPLPDEDLYLYLAVSDHATSAVLVPEEGMEHQPIFYSSKTMTDSQTSLSLGPLSKDRLWPTSLPNSLQDCKTKPTPWPPLLKKLRFWKKRFWKDQRLTVDGASNVHGAGAGIVLVSSSGTVHESVVSIGYTATNNETEYEALIAGLQLALWLDADSVHVFCDSQLIVGHLNDDYQAKDQRMNAYVSHVLALFGRFGRVEVEWIAREHNAHADALAGLASVYKTSGSRTITFDDVIKPSFEQPCEQVMAVSLGQGQLDPVIDYLKNQVLPPNKREAYKLRCRAANFFLGPNDNLYRRTFTGPDLRVVHDDLVPVVLEELHSGSCGTHSGGRSLAQRALTQGYWWPKMVKQSEEYMKLCVRCQKQASLIHQPAFPLKMITSPWPFAVWAFDIVGKMPKAPGGFEYMLTATDLFTKWVEASPMIKTTAGDVERFIWKHIISRFGIPYAILSDNGSQFVTSALKAFYAKRHITIHNSSVAYPQGNGQTEASNKIITRGLKQRLDRKLGKWVEELPHVLWAYRTTPRRSTGRTPFAMAYGMEVVLPLSTMIPTAQTENLHPVDNNALVGAELDFAEELRDNANLRHAAYQQEVARGYNRNVRARPFNVGDLVLRMVIEASKLTKLKDPYEGPY; this is encoded by the exons ATGTTTTACTCAACATTCCTGAGCCTCGGATTATCTCCCGCTCAGCTTCGGACAGCATCCACTCCCCTTGTTAGCTTCACTGGAGCCCCGGTTTGGCTGCTCGGcttgatcactcttcctgtgcGGGCGGGGTCAAGGGTTCTCGAAATTGAATTTGTGGTGGTCGCTTCTCCCAGTCCATACAATGTCATACTCGGCCAAACCTGGTTGCATGAAATGAAGGTAATCGCTTCTACCTATCACCAGGTGGTCAAATTTATTGGATGGAATGGACGCCAAGAAAGCCTCCGAGGGGATCAAAtccaatcaaagaaatgctCCATCAGCACTGTCACAAACAAACAGAGCTGTATGGAGGTGCAATGCGTGGAAGCCACTCCCGTTCCTATAATTGAAGATGTTGGAGTGCCGGCCGAACGAAGATCTACCGAGGAGTTAATACGCTTCTCAATCCCTGGGGGCaaaggaagatattttttaattgagaaTTCTCTGAGCATTGCCAAACGCGAGGAGATGTATGACTTCCTGATGAGGAACATTGAAGTTTTTGCTTGGACACCGCAGGACATGCCGGGTGTGGATCCTTCGTTCGCCATGCACTCATTGAACGTCGATCCAAGTAGGCGGCCGGTGGTTCAGAAAGTCCGACGCTCGTCTAGCGCACATATCGAAGCTGTAATGACAGAAGTGGATCAATTGTTGGAGGCAGGCGTCATTCGGGAAGTCCTATACCCCACCTGGCTTGCCAATCCGGTGGTTGTgccgaagaaaaatgggaagctGCGGGTTTGTGTGGATTATACGGACCTCAACGACACCTACCTTATGGATAGATTCCCCCTCCCTCGGATTGAGCAAATGGTGGACGCAATGACAGGATGCGAACACCTGAGCTTTATGGATGCATATCGAGGCTATCACCAAATAGCTTTGGATTCggaagatcaggagaagacgacCTTTATTTCTCCTCGGGGCACTTACTGCTACAAGGTCGTTCCGTTCGGCCTGAAGAATGCCGGGGCAACCTTCCAACGCTCCATCACAAAAATGTTTCCCGGAATGCTCGGCAAAACAGTGGAAGCTTATATCGATGATCTGGTTTGCAGAAGTACGTTTGCTCGGGACCACCTTCGGGACTTGGGAGAGGTTTTTGCTGTTCTGAAGCGGCGGAAGTTGCGCCTCAACGTTGAgaagtgtgcatttggtgtAAGTTCGGGGAAGTTCCTCGGTCACATCGTGAGCCGCCGAGGAATCGAAGCTGATCCCACACAGATCCAGGCCGTGCGAAATCTCCGAGCTCCCACTACTATCAAAGAAGTACAACGACTTACAGGAATGGTGGCTGCCTTGAACCTCTTCATCCGACATTCGGGAGACCTTTGCCGTCCATTTTTTCAAGCAATCACTACTAGCCGACGCAGATTCGTATGGACCGATGAGTGCGAGCAGGCTTTGCAATCTTTAAAGCAATACCTGTCCCACGCTCCTTTGCTCGTCAAGCCCCTACCCGATGAAGATCTATATCTCTACCTTGCTGTTTCTGATCATGCGACGAGCGCTGTTCTTGTTCCGGAAGAGGGGATGGAGCATCAGCCAATTTTCTATTCCAGCAAAACGATGACAGACTCTCAAacgag TTTGAGCCTCGGACCGCTATCAAAGGACAGGCTttggccgacttctttgccgaactcacTCCAAGATTGCAAGACGAAGCCAACACCTTGGCCACCGCTGCTGAAGAAGCTCAGATTCTggaagaagaggttttggaaggACCAA CGACTGACCGTCGATGGAGCTTCTAATGTTCACGGGGCTGGTGCGGGCATCGTCCTTGTGTCATCAAGCGGGACTGTACATGAAAGCGTGGTCTCGATTGGGTACACGGCGACGAACAACGAGACGGAGTATGAAGCTTTGATTGCAGGCCTCCAACTTGCTCTTTGGCTGGATGCAGATTCGGTTCATGTCTTTTGTGACTCTCAACTCATTGTGGGTCATTTAAACGAtgattatcaagccaaagatcAACGTATGAATGCTTACGTAAGCCACGTATTGGCTCTGTTCGGACGGTTTGGACGAGTAGAAGTGGAATGGATCGCTCGGGAACATAATGCACATGCTGACGCCCTGGCAGGTCTCGCTTCGGTTTACAAGACCTCGGGCAGTCGCACTATTACCTTTGACGACGTCATCAAACCGAGCTTCGAACAGCCGTGTGAACAGGTCATGGCCGTCTCCCTCGGACAGGGTCAACTGGATCCAGTGATTGATTACTTGAAGAACCAGGTGTTGCCACCGAACAAGCGCGAAGCGTACAAACTCCGTTGCCGAGCGGCCAATTTTTTCCTGGGTCCGAACGACAATCTATACCGACGAACTTTCACTGGCCCCGATCTACGTGTCGTCCACGACGACCTTGTGCCAGTCGTTCTGGAGGAACTCCATTCGGGAAGCTGTGGGACGCATTCAGGAGGACGGTCCCTTGCACAGCGTGCTCTgacgcaaggctattggtggccgaagatggtcaAGCAGTCCGAAGAATACATGAAGCTCTGTGTTCGGTGCCAAAAGCAAGCATCTCTTATCCACCAGCCTGCcttcccccttaaaatgatcactagtCCGTGGCCGTtcgcggtttgggcttttgacatagtAGGCAAGATGCCGAAGGCTCCTGGAGGATTTGAGTATATGCTCACTGCAACAGATTTGTTCACCAAGTGGGTTGAAGCTTCCCCCATGATCAAGACCACCGCAGGTGACGTGGAACGTTTTATTTGGAAGCACATCATCTCGAGGTTCGGTATACCGTACGCCATCCTTTCAGACAATGGCTCCCAGTTTGTCACGTCCGCCctcaaagctttttatgcaAAGCGCCACATCACGATCCATAATTCCTCGGTGGCCTATCCTCAAGGTAATGGACAAACCGAAgcatctaacaagatcatcacTCGGGGGCTGAAGCAGCGTCTGGATAGGAAGCTCGGTAAGTGGGTGGAAGAGCTCCCACACGTtttatgggcctaccgtacCACACCCCGGCGGTCCACAGGTCGGactccatttgctatggcctaCGGTATGGAAGTCGTCCTCCCTTTGTCTACTATGATCCCTACGGCTCAAACGGAGAATTTGCATCCTGTGGACAATAATGCACTTGTGGGTGCTGAGTTAGACTTCGCTGAAGAACTACGTGATAATGCTAACCTCCGGCACGCCGCGTATCAGCAAGAAGTTGCAAGGGGCTACAACCGCAATGTTCGCGCTCGTCCATTTAACGTCggggacttagtccttcggatggttaTCGAAGCGTCCAAGCTAACCAAGCTGAAGGAtccctatgaaggaccttacTGA
- the LOC131317151 gene encoding uncharacterized protein LOC131317151, giving the protein MITIKSFCTKAFHHVSCSARASPAHNIHFLQIHPFSSSLKSLKNPANKDPFTVTYLRKSCGFSPEEAISASKRVNFESPERPDSVLAFFQNHEFTKTQISNLIKKFPRLLLSDPNKILLPKFEFLKSKGISAKDVARIVSTSPLALRSLENLIIPSFNFCRNYFQSEEKAVAAVKRCAMLLLLDELTHVTPNIAILREAGVPNDSIMRSLTNQPRPFMMRSNEFRQIVEDVQKIGFDPLKHSFFRAIHVLRAVSKSRWEKKVEVYKKWGWTADEIFVAFKLHPDCMGASEGKINRVMDFVVNQIGWEPSFIARRPVLISLSLEKRIIPRFAIYQVLSSKGIIKTKDIYWTTLQTSEKQFLEKFVICYGEEAPELLKLYKEKLVLAM; this is encoded by the coding sequence ATGATTACTATTAAGAGTTTCTGCACTAAAGCATTCCACCATGTAAGTTGTTCTGCTAGAGCTTCCCCAGCCCACAATATCCATTTCCTTCAGATCCACCCTTTTTCCTCATCTCTCAAATCGCTTAAAAACCCAGCAAATAAAGACCCATTCACAGTCACTTACCTCAGAAAATCATGTGGGTTTTCCCCAGAAGAAGCTATTTCGGCATCTAAGCGTGTCAATTTCGAATCTCCCGAAAGGCCAGACTCTGTACTGGCATTCTTCCAGAACCATGAATTCACCAAAACCCAGATCTCAAACCTCATTAAAAAGTTCCCTCGGTTACTCTTATCTGATCCCAATAAAATCCTTTTGCCCAAATTCGAGTTTCTCAAATCTAAAGGCATTTCAGCCAAAGATGTTGCCAGAATAGTATCCACATCCCCACTTGCTTTGAGAAGCTTGGAAAACTTAATCATCCCGTCTTTCAATTTCTGCCGTAATTATTTTCAATCCGAAGAGAAAGCCGTAGCTGCTGTTAAACGATGTGCTATGCTTCTTTTGTTAGATGAGCTAACTCATGTCACACCCAATATTGCAATACTGCGTGAAGCTGGTGTGCCAAATGACAGTATTATGCGTTCGTTGACGAACCAACCCAGACCATTCATGATGCGCAGCAATGAGTTTCGACAGATTGTGGAGGATGTGCAAAAAATAGGGTTTGATCCTTTGAAACACAGTTTTTTTAGAGCAATTCATGTTTTGAGGGCAGTGAGTAAATCTAGGTGGGAGAAGAAGGTTGAGGTTTATAAGAAATGGGGTTGGACTGCAGATGAGATTTTTGTAGCTTTTAAGCTGCATCCGGATTGTATGGGAGCTTCGGAGGGTAAGATCAACCGGGTAATGGATTTTGTTGTCAATCAAATCGGTTGGGAGCCTTCATTTATTGCAAGACGGCCAGTACTCATTTCATTGAGCTTGGAGAAGAGGATCATTCCAAGGTTTGCCATTTATCAAGTTTTGTCGTCTAAGGGTATAATTAAGACCAAAGATATTTATTGGACGACACTGCAAACTTCTGAAAAGCAGTTTCTAGAGAAGTTTGTTATATGTTACGGGGAAGAAGCTCCCGAGCTACTGAAGTTGTATAAGGAAAAGTTAGTGCTTGCAATGTAG